A single genomic interval of Arachis duranensis cultivar V14167 chromosome 7, aradu.V14167.gnm2.J7QH, whole genome shotgun sequence harbors:
- the LOC107459860 gene encoding transcription factor bHLH18-like — protein sequence MMMMMMSKSNSSKSIVNSGNTAKKARRSSSECLDHIVAERKRRQEITQRFIALSATIPHLKKIDKVSILSEAIAYIKQLKEQGKKLEEESRKKNRTVVESVSLVNKRHDAACELVEARALEKQVLIRIHCHGHKAVPQVFSHLTNLDLSIVSTSVLPFGTCAIDITIVAQMGEKYRASMKDLVQSLRLAIPLC from the exons atgatgatgatgatgatgagcaAGAGCAACAGTTCCAAGTCCATAGTCAATAGTGGTAATACGGCAAAGAAGGCAAGAAGAAGCTCTTCGGAGTGCTTAGACCACATCGTGGCGGAGAGGAAGAGGAGGCAGGAGATCACTCAGAGATTCATAGCACTTTCTGCCACCATCCCTCACTTGAAAAAG ATTGACAAGGTGTCAATTCTTAGTGAAGCAATCGCTTATATCAAGCAACTCAAAGAGCAAGGGAAGAAGCTAGAGGAGGAAAGCAGAAAGAAGAACAGAACAGTAGTAGAGTCGGTGTCGTTGGTGAACAAGAGGCATGATGCTGCATGTGAACTAGTTGAAGCAAGGGCGTTGGAGAAGCAGGTGTTGATTCGGATCCACTGCCATGGCCACAAAGCCGTTCCCCAAGTATTCAGCCATCTCACAAATCTTGATCTCTCCATTGTAAGCACAAGTGTCTTACCCTTTGGGACCTGTGCCATTGATATTACCATTGTTGCTCAG ATGGGTGAGAAATACAGGGCAAGCATGAAGGATCTAGTTCAAAGCTTGAGACTGGCGATACCACTCTGTTAA
- the LOC107459735 gene encoding transcription factor bHLH18 has product MEQCWENWPLHTEIEHHDHGDFFLSLEQCQKPPDDDDDFLREILQMPPDFIDNHSTVDLVTTGTAESAEGKRPRTFILSFDNSTIIPAMAEQQQPLGVGAGAATTTPLPSLSKKRNLLQKPQQARIPVPVPVPQPQPGAAKRSRNDSQIVDHIMAERKRRQQLTQMFIALSATIPGLKKTDKASILGEAINYVKQLQERVRELEKRNNDNKRGPTEPVIFLNKTQLLCRNNEDSTSEEEEEEEEEEEVEDWRSKEEKQVLPDVEARMLEKEKEVLIEIHCEKENGIEVKILEQLENLHLSVTGSSVLPFGNSTLGITIIAKMGDAYTMTLHDLLTNLRQLLLINNTTDPY; this is encoded by the exons atggAGCAGTGTTGGGAGAACTGGCCTCTACACACG GAAATAGAGCACCATGATCATGGAGATTTCTTCTTATCATTGGAGCAGTGCCAGAAGCCacctgatgatgatgacgatttCCTCAGAGAAATCCTGCAGATGCCACCGGATTTTATTGACAATCATTCTACTGTGGATCTCGTCACCACCGGCACGGCGGAGAGCGCGGAGGGAAAAAGGCCCAGAACATTCATTCTCTCCTTCGATAACTCAACCATAATACCTGCCATGGCAGAGCAACAACAACCGCTGGGGGTGGGTGCGGGTGCTGCCACTACCACCCCTTTGCCCTCCTTATCAAAGAAACGGAACCTTCTTCAGAAGCCGCAGCAAGCAAGGATCCCCGTCCCCGTCCCCGTCCCCCAGCCCCAGCCAGGAGCAGCAAAGAGGAGTCGAAACGACTCTCAGATTGTGGATCACATCATGGCTGAGAGAAAAAGAAGACAGCAACTCACCCAGATGTTCATAGCTCTCTCCGCCACTATTCCTGGCTTGAAGAAG ACGGACAAGGCTTCTATACTTGGGGAAGCCATTAATTACGTGAAACAGCTGCAAGAACGTGTGAGGGAGCTGGAAAAGCGGAACAATGATAACAAGAGGGGCCCAACAGAGCCAGTAATATTCCTCAACAAGACTCAGCTGCTGTGTCGGAACAACGAAGACAGCACCAgcgaggaagaggaggaggaggaggaggaggaggaagtgGAGGATTGGCGTAGCAAGGAGGAAAAACAAGTGCTGCCAGATGTTGAAGCAAGAATgctggagaaggagaaggaggtgCTGATTGAGATCCACTGCGAGAAAGAGAATGGAATTGAGGTGAAGATATTGGAGCAGCTTGAAAATCTTCATCTGAGTGTGACCGGAAGCAGCGTTTTGCCATTTGGGAATTCGACTCTGGGTATTACCATCATTGCAAAGATGGGAGATGCTTACACCATGACACTCCATGATCTCCTCACAAATTTACGCCAACTGCTATTGATCAACAACACTACTGATCCGTACTAG
- the LOC107459543 gene encoding transcription factor bHLH18-like, translated as MIYVEGNSFIMQYDEDGFGEMIEEGRALCSLHAKKARFGVNYIADGGSKVDRRQVFSSKPQQSSQTAIGNRATSSYILSFDKSTSKRRRSASETADHIMSERNRRQELSRKFIALSATIPGLKKTEKAHVLEEAIKYMKELEERVKVLEEDGEISITRSHVCGCGHETLPEVEARVFGKQVLIKIHCVTQCGVLIQIFSQLQLLHLSISSSNVLPFGNTLDITIIAHMGHKCSFIVKDLVRNLRQVAMLKEEECQHLPNIPIKCTH; from the exons ATGATATATGTGGAGGGAAACTCGTTTATCATGCAGTATGATGAGGATGGATTCGGTGAAATGATTGAGGAAGGCAGGG CACTCTGCAGTCTGCATGCAAAGAAGGCGCGTTTTGGTGTGAATTATATTGCAGATGGCGGAAGCAAAGTCGATAGACGACAAGTGTTTTCATCCAAA CCACAACAAAGCAGCCAGACGGCCATCGGAAATAGGGCAACAAGTTCTTATATACTGTCTTTCGATAAATCGACAAGTAAGAGGAGAAGAAGCGCTTCAGAGACGGCGGATCACATAATGTCAGAGAGGAACAGGAGACAGGAACTCTCTAGAAAGTTCATTGCACTTTCCGCAACTATACCTGGCTTGAAGAAG ACGGAGAAGGCGCACGTACTTGAAGAAGCCATAAAGTACATGAAAGAACTAGAAGAGCGTGTGAAGGTGCTGGAAGAAGATGGCGAGATAAGCATAACGAGATCTCATGTGTGCGGGTGCGGCCACGAGACACTTCCAGAAGTTGAAGCAAGAGTATTTGGGAAGCAAGTGCTCATCAAAATTCACTGTGTCACTCAATGCGGCGTTCTCATCCAAATATTCTCCCAACTTCAACTCCTTCATCTTTCCATTTCCAGCAGTAACGTCTTACCATTTGGGAACACTCTTGACATCACCATTATTGCTCAC ATGGGTCACAAATGCAGCTTCATAGTGAAGGATCTAGTCAGAAACCTCAGACAAGTGGCTATGCTTAAGGAAGAAGAATGTCAACACCTACCAAATATACCAATCAAGTGCACTCATTAA